The genomic window TAATTTATCCTGAAAGTTTGGTTTCCTACAGTAGGTCCTTTAAACTCTGTAATATAGTAAATTAAACAATGTGGATGCTGACCATTCTAAGCTATTGATGACCATTTTGTACTTAGAATTGTCAGAAATGAGTTGAAGCTGAATGATATCTAAAAAGTATTTGATATGTTTCATGATTGAAAGGGATAGTCTACTTTGTATAATTTTATGGAATGGGTTCTTTACTTTACAAGCGTTATTTGGTGTGTGTATTTTGAGTGCATGCGTTAATTTAGCTCTGTGTATACACTTGAAAGAGTCTGCAGTTGATCTCCTTTTCCAAGCtgggttatttatttgatgttAACTTTTTATTCCATATTATCTGATGACCCTGCTTTCAGGTTTGAGATGCCTTATAATATATGGTGTGGAGGATGCAATTCTATGATTGCCAAGGGTGTCCGGTTCAATGCAGAGAAGAAGCAAGTTGGGAATTACTATTCTACAAAGGTATGTTGAAGTAGTGCAAACCATATAATGTTAATTATGGCTACAGGggtaaaatttctttttttgaaaacaaagaCCGGTATAGAAGCACCTACTCGTGTGAACAAAGTTACAAACTTGTGTATATATTTACACGCACAAATTAATTTTGATCCAATGATAGTTTAAAGTCTTACAATATTAATAACTTATGATGCCACACTTTATACGATTTTCTGGAAAAACTTACTGCAAAttgaaaatttcaaattattCCAATGAGGTGGTACCTTCTTCCTTACTGATAGTTTAAACACCAGTATCTTAAGGATGTATATACATTCCTTACACCTTAATATTTTCAAGTGATAATGCACTGCATTATCTTGGAACCAATCTAAATAGTGCTGTTCAAAAATGTGTCTTCTGTTTACTAATAGTTAACATATTTATCTTGGTACCTTCAGATATGGAGCTTTACCATGAAAGCTGCATGCTGTAGACAAGAGATCACCATCCAGACTGATCCAAAGAACTGCGAGTATGTGATCATCAGTGGGGCTCAGAAAAAAACTGAGGATTTCGATGTTGAGGATGCAGAAACTTTTGAATTACCTGCTGATGAAGGTGTGCATTACGGAAGAAATATTTGCTGTTAGTTCTTTCTAtgcatatatattaataaataatttggtGTACATTTGCCCTAGTAGTTTGAAACATGTTATTGcatctttcaattttattattgaGGCAGGCGAGTTTTGCCATTGAATCCTTGGATCCAATGACTGTTTTCTATAGATATTAACAACTATAATGCTTTTTTACCTACATTGGCATTGTAGCTGCACGTAAGTGTAGCAACTAAATAACAATTGTGAATGTTAGCTAACTGAGCTTGTTTTAACATTTGTGGTACAGAGAAAGGGAAGCTTGCTGATCCATTTTACCGTCTCGAACACCAGGAAGAAGacttgaaaaaaaagaaagaagctGAACCAGTGCTTGTGCGTCTCCAGCGAATGTCTGATGCCCGACATTCGGATGACTATGCCATAAATAAGAGTCTCCGAGCCAAACTTAGAGTATGTTACTTTGCTCATGAAATTTTATCTCGTTTATTTATCCATTCCATTTTCccttttgattaattttttcgCCCTTTTCCATTTTCTCAGAGTCAAAAGAAAAGAGTTGCTGAAGAAGAAGCTGCTTCTAGGAAAAGGGGCCTTGGGATTCGACTGCTTCCAGCTTCGGAACAAGATGCTGCTGCAGCAGCAAAAGTGAAGTTTTCTAgtaagtttgacaaaaatagGAAAGACAAACGGGCATTGATCAATGCTGATTCCATATTCCCAGGATTGTCTGTCTCATCCATGTCTGGTAAGAGAAGGCAAGAGCTAGAgtctaaaagaagaaaaatttctGCAAGTGCAGCATCTAGCCTTTTGGCCGGGGGATATAAACCATCATCATGGTCACAAGGTGCTGTTTTGTCAAGCAGGCAAAAGGGAGCTTCAATGAATGCAAGACACTAGAAAGCTTTAAAATGTCAACAGAGTTGGTCAGTCACAGTTGATTTTGGCTTATTGACTCTGGAGTTGTACATAGAAATATGCTTAATAAGGTTATTTGTTAATgctgttgttttgtttgttttgagaGCTTAAAAGATAAGATAGATAGAAGTATatgttttgattaaaaaaaagaaacatggaaGTATGTGTGATCATTTTGTATTCTATATTGTAAGCCATGTATAACGTGTGATCGAAGTGAT from Trifolium pratense cultivar HEN17-A07 linkage group LG1, ARS_RC_1.1, whole genome shotgun sequence includes these protein-coding regions:
- the LOC123920132 gene encoding probable splicing factor YJU2B, which encodes MSSLAAARADNFYYPPEWDPSQGSLNTFHGQHALRERARKLDQGILIIRFEMPYNIWCGGCNSMIAKGVRFNAEKKQVGNYYSTKIWSFTMKAACCRQEITIQTDPKNCEYVIISGAQKKTEDFDVEDAETFELPADEEKGKLADPFYRLEHQEEDLKKKKEAEPVLVRLQRMSDARHSDDYAINKSLRAKLRSQKKRVAEEEAASRKRGLGIRLLPASEQDAAAAAKVKFSSKFDKNRKDKRALINADSIFPGLSVSSMSGKRRQELESKRRKISASAASSLLAGGYKPSSWSQGAVLSSRQKGASMNARH